CTGTAGGCCGGCAACAACGTATGCCACAGGCGGTTGCCATCCCCGCTGTCATCTCAATGGGCTATGCAGGCATTCTGATAGGTCCCGTATTTATTGGGGCCGTTGCCCATCTAAGCACCTTGTCATTCGCACTGGGCTGCCTGATTGTTCTGCTGGTTTTTGTCAGTGCAACAGCTCGATTACTTCGCAATTAACCGAATCTTTTCAGGCGCGATATCTCTCCACTTCGTCCTGGAGAGACCCAATAAGAATTGCTTCAGCGTTATTCCCCCACGGAGAGGTTCAGAAGATGAATGATTTTGCTTTTCCAGGCGTCAACCTTGCTGTGACTACCCCGTTCGACACCGACGGGAAGATCGACTTCGCACGCTTTGAAACCCTCCTTGAGCGCTACATCAGTGCGGGAGTAAATGGGTTCGTCCTGAGTTCAGGCACCGGCATGCATGTCTATCTTTCCAAGGAGGAATCCAAGGAGTTGGTGGCCTTTGGATCGAAGGTAATACGCGGCCGCACCAAGATCATCGTCCAGACCTCGGCGCTGCTGGTAGACGACGTCGTAGAGCGGACGTTACACGCCGCTGACTGTGGCGCTGATGGGGTCATGTTATTGCCGCCTTTTTTTGAAGGCCCTACCGACGACGAGGGTGTGATCCAATTTTACTCAGCCGTAGCAAAGGCCGGCTTGCCGATCATTGGCTACAACGTACCTCAAGCGGTCGGCGTCGAAGTCACTCCGGATCTTCACCGCAAACTGTGCCAGATCCCTGGTTTTTCAGGCGTCAAGGACAGCAGCGGCGATCTCGGCAAACAAGCCTCACTGATCCGCACCGGGTTGCCTGTGATGAATGGCGCTGACCCTTTGGTTCCCTATGCTCTCTTTGCTGGCTGTGCAGGGCTCATCTGGGGCGGTGCGAACATGGCCCCCAGGACCTGCGTCGCGCTGGTAAAAGCCGCCACTCAACATCGTTGGGATGAGGCTCGGGAAATCTGGATGCTGCTTGAACCCGTGATGTCGCTGATTTGGGAGGGCGACTACGTTCAATCCGTTTATGCGGGCGCCGACATCACCGGATACGGCGCCGGCCAACCCCGGCGCCCCCTCACTCCCCTGTCTGCCGAGCGGACCAGAGTGTTACGCGACGCGCTAGGGCAACTGGTAGAACTCGAAGCCGCTGCGTCCTGAGCAAGGGGAACACCATGTTCGTCGCTTCAAAATTACCGAAACTGACCACAACCTCCGGTTGGGTTGAGCTGCTGGACCGGCGAACGCCGACGCTTCCCCTTCAAAAGGCAATTACAGTCGATATTGCAATCATTGGCGCAGGCTTTGCGGGCCTTTCCGCCGCCCGCCGAATTTCGCAAATCGACTCCACGATCACTGTCGCCCTGCTTGAGGCCACGATCATTGGGGAAGGTGCCGCAGGACGCAACTCTGGCTTCATCATCGACCTGCCACACGAAGTGTCTTCAGATGACTACGGCGGAAATTCCCTGGTTCGTTCCAAACAGGATATTTTCCTGTATCGAAGCGCGATCGATCTCGCTGCCGGTGTTGCTGAAGATCAGCAATGGGGACCAGAGATCTTCAATCCATGCGGGCGATACAGCGTGGCCATGGGATCGCGCGGCGAAGAACATATCAAGGCCTATGCGAAGCAACTGACAGCTTTAGGCGAGCGTCATCAAATACTCAGTGCTACGGACATTTCGCAGATCACAGGTACACCTGCCTATACGGCTGGCCTGTTCATGCCTGGCACGGTCATTGTGCAACCGGCTGCATACATCCGAGGCGTCGCGGATAGCCTGCGTGCACCGATACAGGTATTTGAGCAGACGCCGGCTTTATCCTTTGAAGTTAAAAACGGCAGCTGGCTGATCAAGACACCTAATGGCTCCGTGACAGCTCAAAAAATAATCTTGGCCAACAATGGATACGCGCGTGATTTTGGCTTCTTTCAGAAGACGCTCATGCCTATCTTCACCTATGCATCCATGACGGAGGCGTTTGATCCCGACCTGCTTTCTGGACAAAGACAGTGGGCCGCCACTCCTGCCCTGCCCATGGGCACGACCGTGCGGCGAATCGCTGGCAACGACGGTGATCGAATACTGATTCGTTCACGCTACACCTTTAGCACCAAGGTGCAGGTCAGCGAAAGCGCGGTGAACAGCGCTGGCAAGGCTCACGATAAAAAGTTCGCCAATCGTTTTCCGATGCTACCAAAGGTTCGTATGCAGTACCGGTGGGGTGGGGAAATGGCGGTGACATTGAACGGAGTACCCGCGTTTGGAGAAGTTGCGCCTGGTGTGATCAGCGCTTGCGGCTGCAACGGTCTCGGGGCTTCAAAATCCACCGCTGCCGGGATCGCCGCAGCAGATTTCGCGATGGAAAAAAGCACTCCGATTCTCGACATCTTCAACAACTACGCGCCGCCCAAGAAGTTGCCAGCAGAACCTTTCCTCAGTATCGGGGCGAGCGCCAATCTTTATATGAAAGAGCTGCTCGCTGGCCGTGAATAAGGTGCCCTCGCCTTTGTAAATCAAAGGCGTTCCCAGCGATCCACTTTGTCTATTCGAGAGGTAAAGGGCTATGCAATTCAACCGCACTGTGTCGGAGCAAGAACTCCTGATGCATGGAGTGATTATGCGGGAGGCACTCCTGCGAATCCTTGCCCGTCATTCCCCACTTTGTGGGATCGACGGCGTGGATACTGAAGCCTGTGTTCGCTCCTTGGCTGATGCCCACTTGAACATCGGCCTGCCTCCCTTCAAGGGCAATCCCCTGCCCTCGTTCTTGCATTCCACGGTCTCACAGGCGTTGTCGGACGCGCCCAGAATTCAGCGCGACTTCAAGACTCTGCTATCAGCGCTTGAGCCCCTATTACGCAATAGTCGTTGGATAAAGCGATTCGCTGCTGAAGGGGATGATGCCGATCTCGAAGAAAAACATCGACATGCATTGATTCTCGGAGAAGGTGCACTGTTCGAATGCTCAACGATGACAGTGGGACTGGCGGTGATGGCGCCCAACCTTTGCTACCCGTTCCATACGCATCCCCCCGCAGAATTCTACGTCGTTTTATCAGAAGGCGATTGGTACCGGGAAGATGTCGGATGGTGGAGTCCGGGGCCTGGCGGTGTGGTGTTCACCCCGTCATCAGCTGTCCATTCAATGAGGTCTACCCACAAGCCACTGCTAGCACTATGGGGACTGATAGAGGAATCGTCACCCAACAAGCGACGCAACGGTTTTCAACCATTTTATGAGGCGTACACATGACACCTTCACTACCGACTACGATGCATGCAGTGTTACTGAATGGACTGGGCGGAATAGAGCAACTTGAGTACCGCACGGATGTAACCGTACCCCAACCCGCCCCTGGTGAAGTGCTCATTCAAGTACGAGCCTCTGCTGTCAATAACACCGATATCAACACCAGGATTGGTTGGTATTCCAAATCAATCAGTACCGATACCGGCGCCGGTGGTGCAAGCGGGTTTGAAAACGTGAACGGTGAAGATGCCTCATGGTCAGGCGCTTCGGTGAAGTTCCCACGCATCCAGGGCGCCGATTGTTGTGGTTACATCGTTGCAGTGGGTCAAGACGTTTCCCCCACCAGAATCGGTGAGCGTGTAATCGTCAGTAATTTGCTACGCACCTACGTCGATTACAGGCCTTATGAATGTTGGACATTCGGCAGCGAATGTGACGGCGGATTTGCGCAATTTGCCGTTGCGCCCTCTAAAGAAACATTCAAGGTTGAATGCAACTGGACAGATGCAGAACTCGCGTCGATTCCTTGTGCGTATTCAACTGCAGAAAACATGCTTCACCGGGTAAGGCTTGGCGCCGAAGTGGTGCTCATTACCGGCGCTTCCGGGGGAGTAGGATCCGCGGCCGTCCAGCTCGCCAAACGCAGAGGCGCAACGGTTATCGCACAGTGTTCACCTGCGAAAGCATCCGAGGTGAAGGCACTAGGAGCAGATCACATCATAGATCGCAAAGCCGATCTGGTTTCGCTGTTAGGAGAAAACTCCGTTGACGTGGTGGTCGACGTTGTAGGGGGTGATGACTGGCCGGATCTTTTGCGTGTTTTACGGTTAGGCGGGCGTTATGCAATCGCTGGTGCGATTGCCGGCCCGATTGCAGAGATTGATCTTCGTACCCTTTACCTCAAAGACCTCACTCTTTTCGGTTGCACATTCCAGGAGGACGAGGTCTTTAACAATCTTATTTCATATATAGAGGCGGGAGAAATACGGCCCGTCGTGGCTAAAACCTACTCTCTAAACGACATTCATCAGGCGCAAGAAGATTTTTTGAGCAAAGCCCATATGGGCAAGCTTGTTCTGATCATCCCGGAGGTTAACCAATGAAAATTGCCAGCGTCCATATCTACACATACGAACTACCTGTTCTTAACGGCCCTTACACCATGGCCAACCAGGTTGTAAATTCATTGACCACTACGCTGGTCAAGCTTGTAGCAGATAACGGACTGTTTGGGTGGGGAGAAACATGCCCTGTTGGCCCAATCTTCTCCGAGTCACATTCAGGAGGCGCGGTTGCGGCTCTAGTTGAAATGGGTAAAGGACTCGTAGGCACTGAGGTGCTACCCGTACCTCTGCACCGACGCATGGACGGATTGCTCAAAGGTCACAACTACGCCAAAGCAGCAGTCGATATTGCCATGCATGACCTCCTGGGGAAGCATTTAGATCTAAGTGTTTCAGATCTTTTAGGCGGTGCACTGGCAGATCGTGTTCCCTCGTATTCTGTTGTCGGGATCAGCGATGCAGATGAATCTGCACGCCTTGCTGTCGAGAAACGCGACCAAGGTTATCCCCGTCTTCAGCTGAAGTTAGGGGGCAGACCGATCGAAGAAGATATCGCTGCCGTCAATAAGGTGTGGGAAGCCGTAGGCAGCTCGCGTATCAAACTCGCCGCAGACGCTAATCGGGGTTTGAATACTCGCGATGCTCTGCGACTCTGCCGCGAATGCGCACACGTCCCTTTCATCCTTGAACAACCATGCAACACTATCGAAGACTTCCAAAAAATCCGCTCGCAGATTAGCCATGCGATATACATGGATGAGAGTTGCACCAGCCTGAATACTGCGATTACGGTAGCGGGAACCGGATTAGTCGACGGATTTGGAATGAAGGTCACCGCACTGGGTGGCTTGCATCCGATGCGAGCATTCCGGGACATCTGTGCCGCGCGTAATCTGCCCCACACGTGTGATGATGCATGGGGCGGAGACCTCATTGCGGCCGCCTGTACCCACATTGGCGCGACCGTAGCCCCTGAACTGCTTGAAGGCGTCTGGATTGCCGCTCCAATGATTGATGGTCACTACGACCAAAAAAACGGGGTGCGCGTTGAGGGAGGTTATATCAAACGCCCCCAAGGTGTCGGCTTGGGCATCGTCCCCGAAGAGGGCATTTTCGGCGAACCGGTGGCGTCGTTCTAAATCAGCAGACTGGTGGCGACTTTTCAAATGCGGTTTCGCGATGCCAACAAAATCTGACTTTTCTACACGATGGCATCGCTGACCGCAGGCGCAACGGGCGATAGCCATCTGCGCCCGGCGGCTGCCGATTCAATCTTATTCAGCACAACCCTATACCTGTCCCAGCCCGCCATCGACCGGAAGATCAATGCCTGTCACGAACGAGCTGTCATCGCTTGCCAGAAACAGCGCAACAGTTGCCGCCTCTTCCACGCGTCCGACCCGGCCCATTGGCATGCCCGCTAGCAGAGCCGGCAGTGCTTCCTGAATAACCTCAACCGGAACGCCCAATTTTCCGAAGATCGGAGTCTCGATCAGGCCGGGGCTGAGCGAATTGACGCGGATGTTCCGGTCCTTGAGGTCCGTCGTCCAGCTACGGGCAAAAGAGCGCGTCGCCGCCTTGGTCGCGGCATAGACCGAATGCAGCGGGGAGCCTTTTTTGTGCGCCACCGATGCGTTGAGGATTACCGACGCCCCCTCGCTGAGCAGCGGCAGAGCCTTTTGCACGGTGAAGAACAGACCGCGAACATTGGCATTGAACTGCCTGTCGAAGTCCTCCGGCGTCACCGCCTCGAACGACGAGAGACTGTTGACGCCCGCGTTGGCGAACAACACGTCGATCCTGCCGAAGCGCGTGCCGACTTCAGCATAGAGGGCGTCCAGTGCGTCCAGATCGGAAACATCCGCGACGATGGCCACGGCGCTTTCGCCTATTTCGGTGGCGGCTTTATCGAGGGCGGATTTGGTGCGGCCGACGATGACGACTTTTGCGCCTTCCTCGGCGAACAGCTTCGCTGAGGCGAGGCCGATGCCACTGCCGCCCCCGGTGATTAAAGCGACTTTTCCAAGTAGTTTTCCCATTTCATGTACTCCTTGCATCGATAGGGTGCGATAAAGCGCGTCGCACCGGCGCGGTTAAAATCGCCTTCCAAGTCGACATGCACGGCCTTGGAACGCTGATCTCTCAAGCTTCGTTGGTGATGACAACCTTGCCGAACACATTGCGCTTGCCGAAATGCTCGAACGCGGCCTTGCCGTCGTCGAACGCGAAGCGGCTGTCGATCACCGGACGGATGCCATGCTGTGCGACGGCCGCGATTACATCTTCCAGGTCCTGGCGATTACCGGTTGCAATCGTCTGGAAACGCGCAAAAGTGAGAAACATGTCGAGGTAACCGGGCATCTCGCCCTCCGCCAGCACGCCAACCATCGACACTTGGCCGCTGAGCGCGACCGCCTTCAGCGATTGGGCGAAGGTGCCGGGGCCGCCAACCTCGACCACACGATCAACGCCGCGCCCGCCGGAAAGCGCCTTCGCCTGCTCGCCCCAATTGGGGTTCTCGATATAGTTGATGACATGATCGGCGCCCAAGGCGCGTAGCCGCTCCGCCTTCTCGGCCGACGAAGTCGTGGCAATCACCTCGGCGCCGCGCGCCTTGGCGAACTGGAG
The Pseudomonas lini DNA segment above includes these coding regions:
- a CDS encoding dimethylsulfonioproprionate lyase family protein, which encodes MQFNRTVSEQELLMHGVIMREALLRILARHSPLCGIDGVDTEACVRSLADAHLNIGLPPFKGNPLPSFLHSTVSQALSDAPRIQRDFKTLLSALEPLLRNSRWIKRFAAEGDDADLEEKHRHALILGEGALFECSTMTVGLAVMAPNLCYPFHTHPPAEFYVVLSEGDWYREDVGWWSPGPGGVVFTPSSAVHSMRSTHKPLLALWGLIEESSPNKRRNGFQPFYEAYT
- a CDS encoding mandelate racemase/muconate lactonizing enzyme family protein; the encoded protein is MKIASVHIYTYELPVLNGPYTMANQVVNSLTTTLVKLVADNGLFGWGETCPVGPIFSESHSGGAVAALVEMGKGLVGTEVLPVPLHRRMDGLLKGHNYAKAAVDIAMHDLLGKHLDLSVSDLLGGALADRVPSYSVVGISDADESARLAVEKRDQGYPRLQLKLGGRPIEEDIAAVNKVWEAVGSSRIKLAADANRGLNTRDALRLCRECAHVPFILEQPCNTIEDFQKIRSQISHAIYMDESCTSLNTAITVAGTGLVDGFGMKVTALGGLHPMRAFRDICAARNLPHTCDDAWGGDLIAAACTHIGATVAPELLEGVWIAAPMIDGHYDQKNGVRVEGGYIKRPQGVGLGIVPEEGIFGEPVASF
- a CDS encoding NAD(P)/FAD-dependent oxidoreductase produces the protein MFVASKLPKLTTTSGWVELLDRRTPTLPLQKAITVDIAIIGAGFAGLSAARRISQIDSTITVALLEATIIGEGAAGRNSGFIIDLPHEVSSDDYGGNSLVRSKQDIFLYRSAIDLAAGVAEDQQWGPEIFNPCGRYSVAMGSRGEEHIKAYAKQLTALGERHQILSATDISQITGTPAYTAGLFMPGTVIVQPAAYIRGVADSLRAPIQVFEQTPALSFEVKNGSWLIKTPNGSVTAQKIILANNGYARDFGFFQKTLMPIFTYASMTEAFDPDLLSGQRQWAATPALPMGTTVRRIAGNDGDRILIRSRYTFSTKVQVSESAVNSAGKAHDKKFANRFPMLPKVRMQYRWGGEMAVTLNGVPAFGEVAPGVISACGCNGLGASKSTAAGIAAADFAMEKSTPILDIFNNYAPPKKLPAEPFLSIGASANLYMKELLAGRE
- a CDS encoding alcohol dehydrogenase family protein, with the translated sequence MTPSLPTTMHAVLLNGLGGIEQLEYRTDVTVPQPAPGEVLIQVRASAVNNTDINTRIGWYSKSISTDTGAGGASGFENVNGEDASWSGASVKFPRIQGADCCGYIVAVGQDVSPTRIGERVIVSNLLRTYVDYRPYECWTFGSECDGGFAQFAVAPSKETFKVECNWTDAELASIPCAYSTAENMLHRVRLGAEVVLITGASGGVGSAAVQLAKRRGATVIAQCSPAKASEVKALGADHIIDRKADLVSLLGENSVDVVVDVVGGDDWPDLLRVLRLGGRYAIAGAIAGPIAEIDLRTLYLKDLTLFGCTFQEDEVFNNLISYIEAGEIRPVVAKTYSLNDIHQAQEDFLSKAHMGKLVLIIPEVNQ
- a CDS encoding SDR family oxidoreductase; translation: MGKLLGKVALITGGGSGIGLASAKLFAEEGAKVVIVGRTKSALDKAATEIGESAVAIVADVSDLDALDALYAEVGTRFGRIDVLFANAGVNSLSSFEAVTPEDFDRQFNANVRGLFFTVQKALPLLSEGASVILNASVAHKKGSPLHSVYAATKAATRSFARSWTTDLKDRNIRVNSLSPGLIETPIFGKLGVPVEVIQEALPALLAGMPMGRVGRVEEAATVALFLASDDSSFVTGIDLPVDGGLGQV
- a CDS encoding dihydrodipicolinate synthase family protein; the protein is MNDFAFPGVNLAVTTPFDTDGKIDFARFETLLERYISAGVNGFVLSSGTGMHVYLSKEESKELVAFGSKVIRGRTKIIVQTSALLVDDVVERTLHAADCGADGVMLLPPFFEGPTDDEGVIQFYSAVAKAGLPIIGYNVPQAVGVEVTPDLHRKLCQIPGFSGVKDSSGDLGKQASLIRTGLPVMNGADPLVPYALFAGCAGLIWGGANMAPRTCVALVKAATQHRWDEAREIWMLLEPVMSLIWEGDYVQSVYAGADITGYGAGQPRRPLTPLSAERTRVLRDALGQLVELEAAAS